Proteins from a single region of Pseudorasbora parva isolate DD20220531a chromosome 22, ASM2467924v1, whole genome shotgun sequence:
- the si:dkey-202e22.2 gene encoding netrin-4, whose product MKPLGNPRFVVVLLKCAMVLFPGFLQGFTESRCVGRACSPPMGNLASGRTLFTLTSCCTNNSSCLPTQPRCLAELHPPALMADDPFIHPDTWWGSAAATGEKEEIRLDLETRFCMSHVVMLFRSPRPAAMRLERSQDFGQTWETLKLFARNCTEVFGLPDDVSQPGAVCTSRYSSAVPCSQGEIIFRSIGLGSGIVDPYSPEALSRMTVTNLRIQLLKSQQCPASKGQRSVPEQSNLPLLPTVHSRMLTSPTPKTDPVDSTPFAVYSLLAKGTCLCHGHAEHCHPENEGQDSQQPSNVVSGKCVCTHHTAGEHCERCAPLYNDQPWRAANGSSGESNSCKKCECHGHAESCHFSQRVWLSTGGSSGGVCDNCQHSTVGRRCQRCRPGYHRHPARPLNSPHACTRCWCDPVGAVPVYFSNETPWCHPRSGQCHCKPGVGGTTCSHCLPGYWGFGEEGCKPCVCPMTCDPLTGHCLDSKGNVKLYNVPIGGKIPELSHFKPQEDERAWPKELAVSALYYTGKCSCREKKLKSVADLCKIKHAYVIKASVLSAHDKGTHAVVLVKVRKVFRSGKLPLSQGTHSLYPLSWTSRGCTCPILNPGGNYLLAGPEEVDSGRLLVTMQSLVVPWSPILGFQVTEALHQGCL is encoded by the exons ATGAAACCCCTTGGGAATCCTCGGTTTGTGGTGGTGTTATTGAAGTGCGCAATGGTGTTATTTCCTGGATTCCTGCAGGGCTTCACAG AGTCCAGATGTGTTGGTCGTGCTTGCAGCCCTCCTATGGGTAACTTGGCCAGTGGCAGGACCCTTTTCACGCTGACTAGCTGCTGTACTAATAACTCTTCCTGCCTGCCAACCCAGCCACGCTGTCTAGCAGAGCTTCATCCTCCTGCCCTCATGGCCGATGACCCGTTTATTCATCCAGATACCTGGTGGGGCTCAGCGGCGGCCACTGGAGAAAAGGAAGAAATCCGTCTTGACTTGGAGACACGGTTCTGCATGAGTCACGTTGTGATGTTGTTTCGCTCCCCACGTCCCGCTGCTATGAGGCTGGAACGCTCACAGGACTTCGGCCAGACCTGGGAGACACTAAAGCTGTTTGCCAGGAACTGCACTGAGGTGTTCGGGCTTCCTGATGATGTAAGTCAACCAGGAGCTGTCTGCACTTCCAGATATTCCAGTGCGGTCCCATGCAGCCAAGGAGAG ATCATATTCCGATCTATAGGATTGGGAAGTGGGATTGTCGATCCGTACAGTCCTGAGGCTCTGTCCCGTATGACAGTAACCAACTTAAGAATACAGCTTTTAAAATCTCAACAGTGTCCCGCCTCGAAGGGGCAGCGGAGCGTCCCGGAACAGTCAAACCTACCCCTTTTACCCACAGTTCACAGCAGGATGTTGACTTCTCCTACACCCAAAACCGATCCTGTAGATTCAACCCCATTTGCTGTGTACTCTCTTTTGGCTAAAGGGACATGTTTGTGTCATGGCCATGCTGAACATTGCCATCCTGAAAATGAAGGACAAGACAGCCAACAACCCAGTAATGTG GTGTCTGGCAAATGTGTGTGTACCCACCACACAGCGGGTGAGCACTGCGAGAGGTGTGCCCCGCTCTACAACGACCAGCCCTGGAGAGCAGCCAATGGAAGCAGCGGGGAGAGCAACTCATGCAAGA AGTGTGAATGTCATGGCCATGCAGAGAGCTGCCACTTCTCCCAGCGAGTGTGGCTGTCCACAGGGGGCAGTAGTGGGGGCGTCTGCGACAACTGCCAGCATAGCACTGTGGGCCGTCGGTGCCAGCGCTGTCGCCCTGGATACCACCGTCACCCTGCCAGACCCCTCAACTCCCCGCATGCTTGCACAC GATGCTGGTGTGACCCAGTTGGTGCAGTTCCAGTATATTTTAGCAACGAGACGCCGTGGTGCCATCCTAGAAGTGGACAGTGCCACTGTAAACCTGGTGTGGGGGGAACCACCTGTAGCCACTGTTTACCAGGGTACTGGGGCTTTGGAGAGGAGGGCTGCAAACCTTGTGTGTGCCCCATGACCTGTGATCCCCTCACAGGTCATTGCCTAGACAG CAAAGGCAATGTGAAGCTTTACAATGTACCTATTGGTGGGAAAATACCTGAACTGTCCCACTTTAAACCTCAAGAGGACGAGAGGGCGTGGCCTAAAGAACTCGCCGTCTCTGCACTGTACTATACAG GGAAGTGCAGCTGTAGAGAAAAGAAGCTGAAAAGTGTGGCTGATCTTTGCAAGATAAAACATGCATACG TGATCAAAGCCAGTGTCCTGTCAGCTCATGATAAAGGCACACACGCTGTTGTCCTGGTGAAGGTGAGGAAGGTCTTCCGTTCTGGAAAACTGCCCCTTTCCCAGGGCACACACAGTCTGTACCCACTCTCTTGGACCAGCCGTGGCTGCACCTGTCCCATCCTCAACCCAG GTGGGAACTATCTACTGGCAGGTCCTGAGGAAGTGGACTCAGGGAGGCTACTGGTCACCATGCAGAGTCTGGTAGTCCCTTGGTCACCCATCCTGGGCTTTCAGGTCACAGAAGCACTGCATCAGGGCTGCCTATGA